CTCGGCCAATGGGGTGTCCTCTTTCGACAACTCGGCACTTTACCAGACGGCGCGCATATTCACGAGCCCGTCGTCCTATACCTTCCCGATCAATAAGCAAGGCCGGCATTTCGTCCGTCTCTACTTCTTCCCTTTCATCTACCAGAGCTATGATCTCTCCAGCGCCAAGTTTACGGTGTCGACCCAAGATGTGCTTCTGCTTAGTGACTTCCAGCAGCCAGACAAGACTGCACCACTGTTCAAGGAATACTCTTTGAACATCACCCGTGACAATCTTATTATCTCCTTCAAGCCGTCGAACGGAATTGCCTTCATCAATGCAATTGAAGTGGTTTCGGTCCCAGACGATCTCATAGCTGATGTTGCCCAGATGGTCAACCCTGTGCAGCAGTACAGCGGTTTGTCTACGCAGTCATTGGAGACGGTGTATCGCGTCAATATGGGTGGTCCAAAGGTCACTGCGAACAATGATACCCTCTCAAGGACATGGCTGAGTGATCAGAAGTTCATACTGAACCCTAGTGTGACCAAAAAGGTTGTTTATGGCAAGGCAATCAAGTACAAGAATGGTGGAGCAACGCCACTGACTGCCCCTGATATTGTCTATGGTACAGCAACAGAATTGGCTGCTTCAAATACATCCAATGCACTTTTCAACATGACGTGGCAGTTTGATGTAGATGCAGGGTTTAGCTATTTGATAAGATTTCACTTCTGTGATATTGTCAGTAAGGCACTTAACCAGCTCTACTTTAATGCATATGTGGGGGGTTTCTTTGCACAACATGATCTTGATCTCTCAGAACAATCGATGAATCAATTGGCTACTGCTATCTATGTTGATGTGGTTCTTTCATCTAACGATGCATCTAGCAAGCTCAGCATCAGCATTGGTCCATCTACCTTGAACAACGCATTCCCTGATGGCATTCTAAATGGCCTTGAGGTTATGAAGATGGGCAGTGGCTCAGGTTCTGCTTTTACTGTTGGATCTTCTGGTGCAAAGAAAAATCTGGTTGTGATTACTGGTTCAGTCCTTGGGGTTATTGGACTTTTGGTAATTATCCTTGTGCTGGTACTGCTTtgccggaggaagaagactgATGACAAGACACACTCCAAGACTTGGATGCCTTTCTCTATTAATGGTCTCACATCTCTCAGTACAGGAAGTAGAACTTCTTATGGTACTACTCTCACATCAGGTCTGAATGGAAGCTTTGGATATCGATTTGCCTTCAATGTTCTCCAAGAAGCAACAAACAATTTTGACGAGAACTGGGTCATTGGAGTTGGAGGTTTTGGGAAAGTGTACAAGGGAGTGTTGAGGGATGACACGAAGGTTGCAGTGAAGCGAGGAAACCCCAAGTCTCAGCAAGGTCTTAATGAGTTCCGTACAGAGATTGAGCTCCTTTCACGTTTGCGTCACCGTCATCTGGTGTCTCTGATTGGGTACTGTGATGAAAGGAATGAGATGATCTTGGTATATGAATATATGGAGAATGGGACCGTCAAAAGCCACCTATATGGTTCAGACAACCCATCGCTCAACTGGAAGCAGCGCTTGGAGATCTGCATTGGAGCTGCAAGGGGGTTACACTATCTTCATACTGGTTCTGCAAAGGCCATTATCCACCGTGATGTCAAGTCTGCAAACATCTTGCTTGATGAGAATTTCCTTGCAAAAGTTGCTGACTTTGGGCTATCAAAGACTGGGCCTGAGCTTGATCAAACTCATGTCAGCACTGCAGTGAAGGGTAGCTTTGGGTATCTTGACCCTGAATATTTTCGAAGGCAGCAGCTGACTGAGAAGTCAGATGTCTATTCCTTTGGCGttgtcatgctggaggtgcttTGCGCGAGGCCGGTGATTGACCCTACACTCCCGAGGGAAATGGTGAATCTAGCAGAGTGGGGAATGAAATGGCAGAAGAGAGGAGAGTTGCATCAGATCGTTGATCAGAGACTTTCCAGTACGATCAGGCCGGATTCTCTAAGGAAGTTTGGTGAAACAGTAGAGAAGTGCCTGGCAGACTACGGTGTGGAGCGGCCGTCGATGGGAGATGTCCTATGGAACTTGGAGTATGTCCTGCAGCTCCAAGATGCAGATTCTTCAACAGTATCAGACGTGAACAGCATGAACCGGATCGTTGACCTCTCGTCGCAGGTTCAGCATGTGGGTGCTCTTGAGAGCATCAGCGTGACTATGGCAGAAGCTGGGGCTTCACACGAGCCTGACCACGACCTTTCCGATGTGTCGATGAGCAGGGTTTTCTCTCAGCTAATCAAAGCTGAGGGAAGGTGAAAGCATATCAGATGATCCATCCAGGGCACCTATAGAAGCAAGAGTATGCCTTGCAAACTAGTATTTCCGTATCACAAGCTTACTTGAGATACCACGTGTAATTGGTTGTTTCATGCCATATGATTGTACTGAACCATGGTTCCATTTTCTCTCAGCTAATCAAAGCTATATCTTGTTGTTGTATGGAATCTAGTCCTATTCGGTTATGGCAATGCGTACTGATCTGGCAAAATTCTGGATTTCTAGTTGCAATTGCCCCATTCCAGCTATATCTTGTTGTATGGAATATATTCCTATTTGGTTGTAGCAACGTGTACTGATCTGGCAGAATGCTGGATTTCTAGTTGCAATTGCCCCATTCCAACGTTCTGTTACGCCTTTTTTATTGCAGGAATCCCAGTTGTGGTAGcaataaaagaagaaaagtgGCAGCAGACGTGAACTGCATGATTCTGTATAAGATTCAATCGAAACACAAGATAACATGATCCTGATGCACCATAGGAGAATTGCAAGTGCGTAAGTACTGTTCTTTTAATTCTTACTGGTAGATTTGTTAAAGTGGTATGATCTGTTCTGTAGTTTCAGTTTGGACTGAATCTACCTTTATTTTCAGCATTTTGTTCTCCTTTTGAGGAAGACTTTTCAGAACCTCTTGGATCTTGTAGCTGTGATTTCGTTAATGAAACAAGGTTTAGCCATGACATCAGGCAAAGCCATTTTCATCAGATAGAGACACCACGAATTCACAATTCACAAAAGCCATACCAACAGGCAGTATTTAGTAGGATGCACTAGCCACTAGCTGATAAAAGAACCCAACAGCTGCAGGTTGAGAACCTGACAAGGACACCAAAGAACACAGCTGGGAGACCAAGAAAATGAAAGGCTCCAGCTTTGAATCTGTGATTTACAGCTTTCCACACACTGCGGGAAAAAAACACATTcaaatgcaaaaaagaaatgccTGCACAACCACCAACACCTAATATTTACACCTATAAAATTCCAGGGAAGGAAAATCTGCAGTGTGTGAATGCCCCACAAGTTGCTGAATAAGATGCTGCACCTGCATCTCGATTTTAAGAGTTTTACACTCTTTTTTGCTTCTTGGTGAGAGGTGTGTCAAGAAACACAACTTGGGTGGTTCCATCTCCAGGTATTTGAGCTCGTACCTGAAAGAATGAGAAAAATCATGACAAAAAATAGTGAGCTCAAAGATCCCAACACATCAGAGCTTGGCACAAGAAATTTTCATGCTTCTTCAGAACCACCTAAAAACAAACTACAGCATAAAGGGCTGTTACTTTAAGCTTTATAGGCCTATAAATTTTGTATATCAGAGATTTGTTTTGTTGCTTATAAGAAACTATTTAATGGATACTATATTAGCATCAAAGATACACCTTAGGATCTGTTTTCCTCTCTCAGTCAGACATTTTCGAACAGTTTTACTGAATTGCAGTTCACACAGCAGCTTTAATGGAATGTTTGGGTATGAGCACTAATAATTCACACTTGTTACTATCTAACATCCTGCATTAATTTGCACTCCATATAGACCTACCTATTGGACTTGGCCATGATttggcaagaagaagaaacgagTTACTTTTCTGTACAACTGCTGCTCCCGTTGAAAACCATGCATGTCACATTTCAGGCACTCCTCATATGTGGCCCTGTAATTGCCCAATACATGATAAAACTTGAGTAATTTATGACCAATACAGAAAGAGAAATGTTGAGCGACTGCTTAAAAGACTTACCCATCAATTTCCTGCATTTATTCGGAagtagagagagaaaaagagagaaagttGTTTGCTCTTATTCCAAACTAAAGCCCGTAGCTCTTTTACGAGCAGAACACTAAAATATCTACGGAACCTTGCCCAAAAAAAGCCACAGTACTGGTAGATTTGTTGAAGCGGTTATGATATGTTCTGTAGTTTCAGGTTGGAGGCCTAAATCTGCAACTATTTTCAGCATTTTGTTCTCCTTTTGAGGAGGACTTTTCAGAACATCTTGGATCTTGTAGCTATGATTTCGTTTATGAAATCGGGAGCCTGGCTCCTTTGTCTAAAAAACATGATCCTGATGCAAGGCCTGCCAGGCAGCAATACTCCAGCAGTCCTTTGgtcccatttttcttttcctgctaTAGCTTTCAATTGCAATAAGAACAGATACCATATGGTCCCTTGAAATGCCAATTATCGTTTTTACCAATAGCAATAAGATCAGATATCATAAGGCCTAGTGTGAAAtacaaatgcaaaaaaaagataaacagGCATTTAGTAGGATGCACTGGCTGATAAGATAACCCAACAGTTGCAGGTTGAGAAGCTGACAATGACAGCAAAGAACACAGCTGGGAGACCAAGAAAATGAAAGGCTCCAGCTCTGAATGTGTTATTTACAGCTTTCGACAAACTGCGCAAAACAGAAATACCTGCACAACCACCAGGCACCGACACCTAGTATTTACACCTATAAAATTCCAGGGGAACGAAAAAAGTTTCTGTACCTAGATTTACATTGCAAAGGCAGAGGACATCTGTCAATTTGAAATCTGCAGTAAGTGAATGCTCAGCAAGTTGCTGAAT
The Brachypodium distachyon strain Bd21 chromosome 2, Brachypodium_distachyon_v3.0, whole genome shotgun sequence genome window above contains:
- the LOC100838088 gene encoding receptor-like protein kinase HERK 1, encoding MLGRRRKLQSAALLVFYFCSSAGIICRAQLDQFKPADSYLVDCGSAKGTTVTERNFAADGASPVTVSTSQEILAGTSANGVSSFDNSALYQTARIFTSPSSYTFPINKQGRHFVRLYFFPFIYQSYDLSSAKFTVSTQDVLLLSDFQQPDKTAPLFKEYSLNITRDNLIISFKPSNGIAFINAIEVVSVPDDLIADVAQMVNPVQQYSGLSTQSLETVYRVNMGGPKVTANNDTLSRTWLSDQKFILNPSVTKKVVYGKAIKYKNGGATPLTAPDIVYGTATELAASNTSNALFNMTWQFDVDAGFSYLIRFHFCDIVSKALNQLYFNAYVGGFFAQHDLDLSEQSMNQLATAIYVDVVLSSNDASSKLSISIGPSTLNNAFPDGILNGLEVMKMGSGSGSAFTVGSSGAKKNLVVITGSVLGVIGLLVIILVLVLLCRRKKTDDKTHSKTWMPFSINGLTSLSTGSRTSYGTTLTSGLNGSFGYRFAFNVLQEATNNFDENWVIGVGGFGKVYKGVLRDDTKVAVKRGNPKSQQGLNEFRTEIELLSRLRHRHLVSLIGYCDERNEMILVYEYMENGTVKSHLYGSDNPSLNWKQRLEICIGAARGLHYLHTGSAKAIIHRDVKSANILLDENFLAKVADFGLSKTGPELDQTHVSTAVKGSFGYLDPEYFRRQQLTEKSDVYSFGVVMLEVLCARPVIDPTLPREMVNLAEWGMKWQKRGELHQIVDQRLSSTIRPDSLRKFGETVEKCLADYGVERPSMGDVLWNLEYVLQLQDADSSTVSDVNSMNRIVDLSSQVQHVGALESISVTMAEAGASHEPDHDLSDVSMSRVFSQLIKAEGR